Proteins encoded within one genomic window of Hevea brasiliensis isolate MT/VB/25A 57/8 chromosome 8, ASM3005281v1, whole genome shotgun sequence:
- the LOC110658081 gene encoding probable serine/threonine-protein kinase PBL11 isoform X4: MGSCFSSGTKTQTDPQFEVNCKCIGKGENDMSKCSSKVSSSIPRTEGEILQSPNLEIFGFSELKEATSNFCQDFVLGKDDVGLVFKGWIDEHSLKPVRPETGMPIAVKRLEQKGSRGRQELLAEIRYMGQLHHPNLLKLIGYCLEDDIQLLVYEFVPNGNLENHIFGRDSHFQPLSWDLCMKVALGAAKGLAFLHYEADNYNAKLSDLGLAKDGPIGYSSHVSTRFLGTEGYAAPEYIRTGHLTAKCDVYGFGVVLLEMLSRRRAIDRDKPYEEQNLAMWAKSTMNMRKFSQVLNPAILGQYSRSSALKVAQLAYQCVSDEPKFRPKMKDVIKILEELQKSNVNEKCKGFEHGKSSNGSNYGRKKLR, encoded by the exons ATGGGGTCGTGTTTTAGTTCAGGAACTAAAACCCAAACTGATCCTCAATTTG AGGTGAATTGTAAATGCATTGGCAAAGGTGAGAATGATATGAGCAAGTGTAGTAGCAAGGTCTCATCTTCTATTCCCAGAACAGAAGGTGAGATCTTGCAGTCACCCAATTTGGAGATCTTTGGTTTTAGTGAACTAAAAGAAGCCACAAGCAACTTCTGTCAAGATTTTGTGCTGGGAAAAGATGATGTTGGTTTGGTCTTCAAAGGGTggattgatgagcattcactaaaacCTGTGAGGCCTGAGACAGGCATGCCTATTGCTGTAAAGAGACTTGAACAAAAGGGTAGCCGAGGTCGACAAGAATTGTTG GCAGAAATCAGATACATGGGGCAACTACATCATCCAAATCTTTTGAAATTGATCGGTTACTGCTTAGAGGATGACATCCAACTTCTGGTTTATGAGTTTGTGCCCAATGGCAACTTGGAAAATCATATATTTGGAA GGGATTCTCACTTTCAACCTCTCTCTTGGGATCTCTGTATGAAAGTTGCCCTTGGTGCTGCAAAAGGTCTAGCATTTCTACATTATGAGGCAGAT AATTATAATGCCAAACTCTCTGATTTGGGATTGGCCAAGGATGGGCCAATTGGTTATAGTTCCCATGTCTCAACAAGGTTCTTGGGTACTGAAGGTTATGCTGCACCTGAATATATCAGAACAG GTCATCTTACTGCAAAATGTGATGTATATGGTTTCGGAGTTGTTCTCCTCGAAATGTTATCCCGCAGGCGAGCTATAGACAGAGACAAGCCATATGAAGAGCAAAATTTAGCCATGTGGGCAAAGAGCACTATGAACATGCGCAAATTTTCCCAGGTTCTGAATCCTGCCATTTTAGGCCAGTACTCAAGAAGCAGTGCGCTAAAAGTAGCTCAACTTGCATATCAATGTGTGTCAGATGAACCAAAGTTTCGGCCAAAAATGAAAGATGTAATAAAAATTCTAGAAGAACTTCAGAAATCTAATGTCAATGAGAAATGCAAAGGCTTTGAACATGGTAAATCAAGCAATGGTTCTAACTATGGCAGAAAAAAACTCAGATGA
- the LOC110658063 gene encoding 3-ketoacyl-CoA synthase 19-like: MEPSMIICLPLICCIFFWLWKLIFRNTESCCYMLDYECYKGPEDRKLDTESCGKIVLRNKNLGLEQYRFLLQTITNSGIGEETYGPKNIIEGKEDSPSLEDALSEIDDIMFSTLDKLFERTGISPSEIDILIVNVSLFAPAPSLTARVVNRYKMRHDIKAFNLSGMGCSASVVAVDLVQHLFKSYKKAFAVVVSTESIGPNWYCGKEKSMILSNCLFRSGGCSMLLTNNRALKHRAILKLNHSLRTHLGANDEAYRCCIQVEDDLGYVGFLLTRGLTRNASQALSMNLRELLPKVLPLWELLRCVFKSITRNRNKCFTEAIGAILNLKAGVDHFCIHPGGKAVIDGIGKSLGLTDYDLEPARMALHRFGNTSAGGLWYVLGYMEAKKRLKKGDRILMISLGAGFKCNNCVWEVLRDLKDVNVWKDSIDHYPPPKAPVNPFLEKYSWINDEYLRFVKLQ, encoded by the coding sequence ATGGAACCCTCCATGATAATTTGCCTACCTCTTATTTGCTGTATCTTTTTCTGGCTCTGGAAGTTGATTTTTCGGAATACAGAAAGTTGCTGCTATATGCTGGACTATGAGTGCTACAAGGGTCCTGAAGACAGGAAGCTTGACACAGAATCCTGTGGAAAAATTGTCCTGAGAAACAAGAACCTGGGGCTGGAACAATACAGGTTTCTGTTACAAACTATTACTAATTCTGGCATTGGCGAAGAAACTTATGGCCCGAAAAATATCATTGAAGGCAAAGAAGATTCTCCTTCTCTCGAGGATGCCTTGTCTGAAATTGATGATATCATGTTCAGCACACTCGACAAGCTTTTTGAGAGAACAGGAATTTCTCCATCAGAAATTGACATACTTATTGTCAATGTTTCTTTGTTCGCTCCTGCGCCTTCTCTGACTGCTCGAGTAGTTAACAGGTACAAGATGAGGCATGACATCAAAGCTTTCAACCTTTCTGGAATGGGTTGTAGTGCAAGCGTGGTAGCTGTGGATCTAGTTCAGCATTTGTTCAAGTCCTACAAGAAAGCATTTGCTGTTGTTGTGAGCACAGAATCAATAGGTCCCAACTGGTATTGTGGCAAAGAGAAATCCATGATTCTCTCCAATTGTCTTTTCCGTTCAGGAGGCTGCTCTATGCTCCTGACAAATAATAGAGCACTAAAGCATCGAGCCATCTTGAAATTGAACCATAGTCTACGTACCCATCTTGGGGCGAATGATGAAGCGTATCGATGCTGCATACAGGTAGAAGATGATCTTGGTTATGTAGGCTTTCTCCTGACCAGAGGCCTAACAAGGAATGCTTCTCAAGCTCTTTCCATGAATCTCAGAGAGCTGTTGCCTAAAGTCTTGCCACTATGGGAATTGCTTCGCTGCGTTTTCAAGTCTATCACTCGAAATAGAAACAAATGCTTTACTGAAGCAATTGGAGCAATTCTAAATCTCAAGGCTGGAGTTGATCACTTCTGCATACACCCAGGTGGGAAGGCAGTGATTGATGGAATTGGTAAGAGTTTAGGGCTAACCGATTATGATCTTGAGCCTGCAAGAATGGCACTTCATAGATTTGGCAACACATCAGCAGGTGGCCTTTGGTATGTTTTAGGCTACATGGAAGCTAAGAAAAGGCTTAAGAAGGGTGACAGAATCCTAATGATAAGTCTTGGAGCAGGTTTTAAGTGCAACAATTGTGTGTGGGAGGTATTGAGAGACTTGAAGGATGTTAATGTCTGGAAGGACAGCATAGATCATTACCCTCCCCCAAAAGCACCAGTCAATCCATTCCTGGAAAAGTATAGCTGGATCAATGATGAATACCTGCGCTTCGTTAAACTTCAGTAG
- the LOC110658081 gene encoding probable serine/threonine-protein kinase PBL11 isoform X1, with product MGSCFSSGTKTQTDPQFEVNCKCIGKGENDMSKCSSKVSSSIPRTEGEILQSPNLEIFGFSELKEATSNFCQDFVLGKDDVGLVFKGWIDEHSLKPVRPETGMPIAVKRLEQKGSRGRQELLAEIRYMGQLHHPNLLKLIGYCLEDDIQLLVYEFVPNGNLENHIFGRAGDSHFQPLSWDLCMKVALGAAKGLAFLHYEADVIYRDFKTSNILLDSNYNAKLSDLGLAKDGPIGYSSHVSTRFLGTEGYAAPEYIRTGHLTAKCDVYGFGVVLLEMLSRRRAIDRDKPYEEQNLAMWAKSTMNMRKFSQVLNPAILGQYSRSSALKVAQLAYQCVSDEPKFRPKMKDVIKILEELQKSNVNEKCKGFEHGKSSNGSNYGRKKLR from the exons ATGGGGTCGTGTTTTAGTTCAGGAACTAAAACCCAAACTGATCCTCAATTTG AGGTGAATTGTAAATGCATTGGCAAAGGTGAGAATGATATGAGCAAGTGTAGTAGCAAGGTCTCATCTTCTATTCCCAGAACAGAAGGTGAGATCTTGCAGTCACCCAATTTGGAGATCTTTGGTTTTAGTGAACTAAAAGAAGCCACAAGCAACTTCTGTCAAGATTTTGTGCTGGGAAAAGATGATGTTGGTTTGGTCTTCAAAGGGTggattgatgagcattcactaaaacCTGTGAGGCCTGAGACAGGCATGCCTATTGCTGTAAAGAGACTTGAACAAAAGGGTAGCCGAGGTCGACAAGAATTGTTG GCAGAAATCAGATACATGGGGCAACTACATCATCCAAATCTTTTGAAATTGATCGGTTACTGCTTAGAGGATGACATCCAACTTCTGGTTTATGAGTTTGTGCCCAATGGCAACTTGGAAAATCATATATTTGGAA GAGCAGGGGATTCTCACTTTCAACCTCTCTCTTGGGATCTCTGTATGAAAGTTGCCCTTGGTGCTGCAAAAGGTCTAGCATTTCTACATTATGAGGCAGATGTAATATACAGAGACTTTAAGACTTCTAATATCCTGCTTGATTcg AATTATAATGCCAAACTCTCTGATTTGGGATTGGCCAAGGATGGGCCAATTGGTTATAGTTCCCATGTCTCAACAAGGTTCTTGGGTACTGAAGGTTATGCTGCACCTGAATATATCAGAACAG GTCATCTTACTGCAAAATGTGATGTATATGGTTTCGGAGTTGTTCTCCTCGAAATGTTATCCCGCAGGCGAGCTATAGACAGAGACAAGCCATATGAAGAGCAAAATTTAGCCATGTGGGCAAAGAGCACTATGAACATGCGCAAATTTTCCCAGGTTCTGAATCCTGCCATTTTAGGCCAGTACTCAAGAAGCAGTGCGCTAAAAGTAGCTCAACTTGCATATCAATGTGTGTCAGATGAACCAAAGTTTCGGCCAAAAATGAAAGATGTAATAAAAATTCTAGAAGAACTTCAGAAATCTAATGTCAATGAGAAATGCAAAGGCTTTGAACATGGTAAATCAAGCAATGGTTCTAACTATGGCAGAAAAAAACTCAGATGA
- the LOC110658081 gene encoding probable serine/threonine-protein kinase PBL11 isoform X2 translates to MGSCFSSGTKTQTDPQFEVNCKCIGKGENDMSKCSSKVSSSIPRTEGEILQSPNLEIFGFSELKEATSNFCQDFVLGKDDVGLVFKGWIDEHSLKPVRPETGMPIAVKRLEQKGSRGRQELLAEIRYMGQLHHPNLLKLIGYCLEDDIQLLVYEFVPNGNLENHIFGRDSHFQPLSWDLCMKVALGAAKGLAFLHYEADVIYRDFKTSNILLDSNYNAKLSDLGLAKDGPIGYSSHVSTRFLGTEGYAAPEYIRTGHLTAKCDVYGFGVVLLEMLSRRRAIDRDKPYEEQNLAMWAKSTMNMRKFSQVLNPAILGQYSRSSALKVAQLAYQCVSDEPKFRPKMKDVIKILEELQKSNVNEKCKGFEHGKSSNGSNYGRKKLR, encoded by the exons ATGGGGTCGTGTTTTAGTTCAGGAACTAAAACCCAAACTGATCCTCAATTTG AGGTGAATTGTAAATGCATTGGCAAAGGTGAGAATGATATGAGCAAGTGTAGTAGCAAGGTCTCATCTTCTATTCCCAGAACAGAAGGTGAGATCTTGCAGTCACCCAATTTGGAGATCTTTGGTTTTAGTGAACTAAAAGAAGCCACAAGCAACTTCTGTCAAGATTTTGTGCTGGGAAAAGATGATGTTGGTTTGGTCTTCAAAGGGTggattgatgagcattcactaaaacCTGTGAGGCCTGAGACAGGCATGCCTATTGCTGTAAAGAGACTTGAACAAAAGGGTAGCCGAGGTCGACAAGAATTGTTG GCAGAAATCAGATACATGGGGCAACTACATCATCCAAATCTTTTGAAATTGATCGGTTACTGCTTAGAGGATGACATCCAACTTCTGGTTTATGAGTTTGTGCCCAATGGCAACTTGGAAAATCATATATTTGGAA GGGATTCTCACTTTCAACCTCTCTCTTGGGATCTCTGTATGAAAGTTGCCCTTGGTGCTGCAAAAGGTCTAGCATTTCTACATTATGAGGCAGATGTAATATACAGAGACTTTAAGACTTCTAATATCCTGCTTGATTcg AATTATAATGCCAAACTCTCTGATTTGGGATTGGCCAAGGATGGGCCAATTGGTTATAGTTCCCATGTCTCAACAAGGTTCTTGGGTACTGAAGGTTATGCTGCACCTGAATATATCAGAACAG GTCATCTTACTGCAAAATGTGATGTATATGGTTTCGGAGTTGTTCTCCTCGAAATGTTATCCCGCAGGCGAGCTATAGACAGAGACAAGCCATATGAAGAGCAAAATTTAGCCATGTGGGCAAAGAGCACTATGAACATGCGCAAATTTTCCCAGGTTCTGAATCCTGCCATTTTAGGCCAGTACTCAAGAAGCAGTGCGCTAAAAGTAGCTCAACTTGCATATCAATGTGTGTCAGATGAACCAAAGTTTCGGCCAAAAATGAAAGATGTAATAAAAATTCTAGAAGAACTTCAGAAATCTAATGTCAATGAGAAATGCAAAGGCTTTGAACATGGTAAATCAAGCAATGGTTCTAACTATGGCAGAAAAAAACTCAGATGA
- the LOC110658080 gene encoding putative disease resistance RPP13-like protein 1, with product MALEAVGGSFLSSFLNVLFDRMASREFVDLIKGRRIIDAQVKRLNTMMFAVNGVLEDAEEKQITSSAVRKWLDELKDAVYEADDLLDEIAYKAFRLKMEAGSRTFGDQVRGFFSSRNPFKKGMEEKLDDILDRLEDLVKQKAALSLRDGTGDKPSSQKVPTTSLVDESGVYGRDDDKEAIINLLLSDDANGNDLRVIPIVGMGGVGKTTLAQLVYNDIRVQDFEVKAWVCVSDELDVFKVTKDVLMEVTSLTCENKTLNQLQLELKERLKGKRFLLVLDDVWSVKYTDWEILQKPFMSGAQGNRIVITTRIDHVASTMQTVPALHLKGLTDKDCWSLFAKLVFDDGNSSTHPDLEVIGREIVSKCKGLPLAAKALGGLLRSKRDVEEWEKISKSSLWNSSNDDILPALRLSYLYLPSHLKRCFAYCAIFPKDHEFEKEELVHLWMAEGFLVPSPADKEMEEVGDEYFRDLVSRSFFQRSSGHHSYFIMHDLINDLAKQVSGEFCCRLDGDDSCKITKRTRHLSYVGTEYDSGMIFDGIYEAQFLRTFILMEWSCIDNEVMHDLLLKFRQLRVLSLSQYRSVTALPESIGYLKHLRYLNLSTASVKRLPEILSTLYNLQTLILRECIYLAVLPDSIGNLKYLRYLDLSGILIRRLPESLSGLFNLQTLILCHCKDLVELPTDMARLINLRHLDIRGTKLQEMPSQMNELKNLHILTNFIVRQCGSNIKELGKLQHLREKLCIWNLENIVDAEDALEADLKGKKHLKELELRWNDDTANSALERGVLEQLQPHANVKFLSIVGYGGGRFPDWVGDSCFSNMVSLKLSGCKYCVSLPPVGQLASLKDLSIAEFGRIEVVGPEFYGNCTSMKNPFRSLKILKFERMPKWHKWISYIEEDESRAFPVLQELYIRECPNLMTALPSHLPSLTILEIEGCLHLVASLPRAPAIIKMKLKDDSRDVLIKKLPSELHSLILDRFYSSDSILDRIGSFFATLEEIEIRNHDSLKCFPLDLFPRLKSLRITRCPILESLSTCETTHENFTSLSSLEIRECPNLVSFLKGRLPAPNLARLLLLGCSNVESFPVKMLLPSSLTSLKIWDFQNLKFLDYSGLQHLTSLRELEICNCPKLLSMPEEGLPSSLSSLSVFLCPLLEQRCQREQGEDWPKISHIPHVKVNFHKIN from the coding sequence ATGGCTTTGGAGGCTGTGGGAGGATCATTTCTCTCTTCTTTCCTTAATGTCTTGTTTGATAGGATGGCTTCTCGCGAGTTTGTTGATTTAATTAAGGGCAGAAGGATTATTGATGCCCAGGTAAAGAGGTTGAATACGATGATGTTCGCTGTTAACGGAGTGCTGGAGGATGCAGAGGAGAAGCAGATTACTAGTTCAGCTGTGAGAAAGTGGCTTGATGAGCTTAAAGATGCTGTCTATGAAGCTGATGACTTGTTGGATGAGATTGCTTATAAAGCTTTTCGATTGAAGATGGAAGCTGGATCTCGTACCTTTGGAGATCAGGTGAGGGGCTTTTTCTCTTCTCGTAATCCATTTAAAAAGGGGATGGAAGAAAAGTTAGATGACATCCTTGACAGGCTTGAAGATTTAGTGAAACAAAAGGCTGCCCTTTCTCTGAGAGATGGTACTGGAGACAAACCATCTTCACAGAAAGTACCCACTACTTCTCTTGTTGATGAATCTGGTGTTTATGGTAGGGATGATGATAAGGAAGCCATAATAAATTTGTTGTTGTCTGATGATGCAAACGGGAATGACCTTCGTGTGATTCCTATCGTGGGCATGGGTGGGGTTGGTAAAACAACCCTTGCTCAGCTTGTCTACAATGACATAAGAGTGCAAGATTTTGAAGTCAAAGCGTGGGTCTGTGTTTCAGACGAACTTGATGTTTTTAAGGTAACAAAAGATGTCCTTATGGAagttacttcattaacttgtgaAAACAAGACTTTAAATCAGCTTCAACTTGAGCTAAAGGAAAGATTGAAGGGGAAAAGATTTTTGCTTGTTTTAGATGATGTTTGGAGTGTTAAGTATACTGACTGGGAAATTTTGCAGAAGCCTTTTATGTCTGGGGCTCAAGGAAATAGGATTGTTATTACAACACGCATTGATCATGTGGCATCAACCATGCAAACTGTTCCAGCCCTCCATCTAAAGGGATTAACTGATAAGGATTGTTGGTCCTTGTTTGCAAAACTTGTATTTGATGATGGAAATTCTAGCACACATCCAGATTTGGAAGTAATTGGTAGAGAAATAGTGAGTAAGTGCAAAGGTTTACCTTTAGCTGCAAAAGCTCTTGGGGGTCTTTTACGCTCCAAGAGGGATGTTGAGGAATGGGAGAAGATATCGAAGAGCAGTTTGTGGAATTCATCAAATGATGACATTCTTCCAGCTTTAAGATTGAGTTACCTTTATCTTCCATCACATCTAAAACGATGCTTCGCTTACTGTGCAATATTTCCTAAAGATCATGAATTTGAAAAGGAGGAATTGGTCCATTTATGGATGGCAGAGGGTTTCTTAGTTCCTTCCCCTGCAGATAAAGAGATGGAAGAAGTAGGTGATGAGTACTTTCGTGATCTTGTATCAAGATCATTTTTTCAACGGTCAAGTGGCCATCACTCATACTTCATTATGCATGACCTGATAAATGACTTGGCTAAGCAAGTATCTGGAGAGTTTTGCTGTAGGTTGGATGGTGATGATTcatgcaagattactaaaaggacTCGCCATTTATCATATGTTGGAACAGAATATGATTCTGGTATGATATTTGACGGCATCTATGAAGCCCAATTTTTGCGTACGTTTATACTTATGGAGTGGTCATGCATTGATAATGAGGTAATGCATGATTTATTGCTGAAATTCAGGCAATTACGagtactctctctctctcaatatcGTAGTGTAACTGCATTGCCTGAGTCAATTGGCTACTTGAAGCATTTACGATATCTAAATCTCTCTACAGCATCAGTAAAAAGGTTGCCTGAGATTCTGAGTACTTTGTATAATTTGCAAACGTTGATCTTGCGTGAGTGCATATACCTTGCTGTGTTGCCTGATTCTATTGGAAATTTGAAGTATTTACGATACTTGGATCTCTCGGGAATATTGATCAGAAGGTTACCTGAATCTCTGAGTGGCTTGTTCAATTTGCAAACACTAATCTTGTGTCATTGCAAAGATCTTGTTGAGCTGCCAACAGACATGGCAAGGTTAATCAACTTGCGGCATCTGGATATTAGAGGAACAAAATTGCAAGAGATGCCATCACAAATGAATGAGTTAAAAAATCTCCATATATTAACTAATTTCATTGTAAGACAGTGTGGATCTAACATAAAGGAGTTGGGCAAACTTCAGCATCTACGAGAAAAACTTTGTATTTGGAATCTTGAAAATATTGTGGACGCTGAAGATGCTTTGGAAGCCGATTTGAAGGGTAAGAAGCACCTTAAGGAGTTGGAGTTGAGATGGAACGATGATACTGCTAATTCAGCACTTGAAAGAGGTGTGCTTGAGCAATTACAGCCTCATGCAAATGTCAAATTTCTTTCAATTGTTGGTTATGGGGGTGGTAGATTTCCAGATTGGGTAGGAGATTCTTGTTTCTCAAATATGGTATCCTTGAAGCTCAGTGGATGTAAATACTGCGTCTCTTTACCACCAGTTGGGCAGTTAGCATCTCTAAAAGATCTCTCAATCGCAGAATTTGGTAGAATTGAGGTTGTTGGTCCTGAATTCTATGGAAATTGCACATCTATGAAGAATCCATTTAGATCCCTAAAAATCCTGAAGTTTGAGAGGATGCCAAAATGGCATAAATGGATTTCTTATATAGAAGAAGATGAAAGTAGAGCTTTCCCTGTCCTCCAAGAGCTTTACATAAGAGAATGTCCCAACCTAATGACGGCCTTGCCCAGTCACCTTCCTTCTTTAACAATACTTGAGATTGAGGGATGCCTGCATCTTGTAGCTTCACTTCCAAGGGCTCCAGCGATCATTAAAATGAAGTTAAAGGATGATTCTCGTGATGTGCTAATAAAGAAATTGCCTTCAGAGCTGCACAGTCTCATACTTGATAGATTCTACTCTTCAGATTCCATATTGGATCGAATTGGTAGTTTTTTCGCCACtttagaagaaattgaaatccGAAACCATGATTCGCTCAAGTGCTTCCCACTAGACTTGTTCCCAAGGTTGAAGAGTCTCCGCATCACTAGATGTCCCATTCTGGAATCCCTTTCCACATGTGAGACAACCCATGAGAATTTCACATCTCTCAGTTCCTTGGAGATCAGGGAGTGTCCTAATTTAGTATCTTTTCTCAAAGGAAGATTACCTGCCCCTAATTTGGCACGGCTTCTATTGCTAGGTTGCTCAAATGTGGAATCCTTTCCTGTAAAGATGCTACTGCCCTCTAGTCTTACATctcttaaaatttgggattttcaaaatctgaaatttctggACTACAGTGGACTTCAACATCTTACCTCTCTGAGAGAATTGGAGATCTGTAACTGTCCTAAGCTCCTGTCCATGCCAGAAGAGGGGCTGCCCTCCTCACTTTCTTCTCTGTCTGTCTTTTTATGTCCTTTGCTGGAACAAAGGTGTCAACGGGAGCAAGGGGAAGATTGGCCCAAGATCTCGCACATCCCTCATGTAAAAGTTAATTTCCACAAGATCAATTGA
- the LOC110658081 gene encoding probable serine/threonine-protein kinase PBL11 isoform X3, whose translation MGSCFSSGTKTQTDPQFEVNCKCIGKGENDMSKCSSKVSSSIPRTEGEILQSPNLEIFGFSELKEATSNFCQDFVLGKDDVGLVFKGWIDEHSLKPVRPETGMPIAVKRLEQKGSRGRQELLAEIRYMGQLHHPNLLKLIGYCLEDDIQLLVYEFVPNGNLENHIFGRAGDSHFQPLSWDLCMKVALGAAKGLAFLHYEADNYNAKLSDLGLAKDGPIGYSSHVSTRFLGTEGYAAPEYIRTGHLTAKCDVYGFGVVLLEMLSRRRAIDRDKPYEEQNLAMWAKSTMNMRKFSQVLNPAILGQYSRSSALKVAQLAYQCVSDEPKFRPKMKDVIKILEELQKSNVNEKCKGFEHGKSSNGSNYGRKKLR comes from the exons ATGGGGTCGTGTTTTAGTTCAGGAACTAAAACCCAAACTGATCCTCAATTTG AGGTGAATTGTAAATGCATTGGCAAAGGTGAGAATGATATGAGCAAGTGTAGTAGCAAGGTCTCATCTTCTATTCCCAGAACAGAAGGTGAGATCTTGCAGTCACCCAATTTGGAGATCTTTGGTTTTAGTGAACTAAAAGAAGCCACAAGCAACTTCTGTCAAGATTTTGTGCTGGGAAAAGATGATGTTGGTTTGGTCTTCAAAGGGTggattgatgagcattcactaaaacCTGTGAGGCCTGAGACAGGCATGCCTATTGCTGTAAAGAGACTTGAACAAAAGGGTAGCCGAGGTCGACAAGAATTGTTG GCAGAAATCAGATACATGGGGCAACTACATCATCCAAATCTTTTGAAATTGATCGGTTACTGCTTAGAGGATGACATCCAACTTCTGGTTTATGAGTTTGTGCCCAATGGCAACTTGGAAAATCATATATTTGGAA GAGCAGGGGATTCTCACTTTCAACCTCTCTCTTGGGATCTCTGTATGAAAGTTGCCCTTGGTGCTGCAAAAGGTCTAGCATTTCTACATTATGAGGCAGAT AATTATAATGCCAAACTCTCTGATTTGGGATTGGCCAAGGATGGGCCAATTGGTTATAGTTCCCATGTCTCAACAAGGTTCTTGGGTACTGAAGGTTATGCTGCACCTGAATATATCAGAACAG GTCATCTTACTGCAAAATGTGATGTATATGGTTTCGGAGTTGTTCTCCTCGAAATGTTATCCCGCAGGCGAGCTATAGACAGAGACAAGCCATATGAAGAGCAAAATTTAGCCATGTGGGCAAAGAGCACTATGAACATGCGCAAATTTTCCCAGGTTCTGAATCCTGCCATTTTAGGCCAGTACTCAAGAAGCAGTGCGCTAAAAGTAGCTCAACTTGCATATCAATGTGTGTCAGATGAACCAAAGTTTCGGCCAAAAATGAAAGATGTAATAAAAATTCTAGAAGAACTTCAGAAATCTAATGTCAATGAGAAATGCAAAGGCTTTGAACATGGTAAATCAAGCAATGGTTCTAACTATGGCAGAAAAAAACTCAGATGA